The nucleotide sequence GCGCCGCTGCGCTCGTGCAGGTTGGGCAGGTCCAGCAGGTCGCTGAGGATGAAGTAGCCGTCGAAGCGCATGAACGGGCTGGCGTTGACCAGCAGCGTCAGCACCCAGCTGGTGGTGGCGAGAAAGAACAGGGCGTTGCGCACGGCGCCGTCGGGCGCCAAGCTCCAGGCCAGCGTCGCCAGGCCGGCCAGCGCCAGCTCGGTCACCATGCCGGCGCTGGCGATGGCCAGCCGCTGGCGCGAGCGGTGCAGCTTCCAGCTCTCGCCGGTGTCGGTGTAGAGCATGGGGAACAGCACCAGCAGGGCCACGCCCATGTGGGCGACGCGCACGCCGTAGCGCGTGGCGGTCAGCGCATGCCCCATCTCGTGCAGCGCCTTGGCGAACACCAGTGCCACCGTGTAGCCCAGCATGCCCGACCAGGTGAGCTGCTCCACCACCGTGCCGGCGAAGGTCTCCCACTGCCGGCCGGCCAGCACCAGGCCGGTGAGCGTCAGGGCGGCCAGCGCCCAGGCCGTGGTCCGGCTGAAGACCCAGTCCACATACGGCAGCAGGCCGGCCAGCCAGACCTGGGGCCGCACCAGCGGGATGCGGAAGAACAGGTAGTGGTGCAGCAGCCATTGCAGCGGCGAGGTTTGCATCCGGGCCGCGCGATCGCGCAGCCGGTCCACGGCCTGCGCCGTGTCGGCGCGCACCAGGCTGTTCTGCTCCAGGAAGCCGGCCAGCTCGTGGACGTCGTCCTCGTCGATGCTGAGCGTGGTTTCCTCGTTGACCGAGTCCGCGATGTCCCGCGCGGAGCCCAGCGACCAGCGCAGCAGCACTTCGAAGTCCAGCCAGCCGATGCGGAAGAAGCGGTTGGTGAGCGGGTCCTGCACGGTCCAGGCCGGCGAGCCGTCGCGGTTGGCGGCGGCGGGCAGCAGGCGCAGTTCCTCCCGCAGGGTGGGCAGCCGCGGCGATCCCGCGGTGGCGATGGCCATCGCCGTGCTCACAGGCCGGTCCATTCGCGCAGGGCCGCGATCGGCCGGCGCAGCAGGAAGTAGCCCAGCACGGCCCAGTCGCCCGCGATGCGGGCGGTGCCGCGCAGGCCGATGCGGGCCGCCGGCTCGCCTTCGCCGAAGCGGCCGCGCAACCGGTAGGAGGAGATGCCGTCGGGGCCAGGCACGGCCTGGTAGCTGGTCTGCAGCAGTGTGGCCGCCAACGGGTCCAGCGGCTTGACGTGCAGGAACAGCCGGATCGGCGCGCCGGGCTCCAGGTTGAGCGCGTCGGTGACCGGCAGCCACACCAGCACCCCCGCATCGCGCGGGTCGGCCAGCTGCATCACGCGCTCGCCGGTCTGCACCGGCCGGCCCAGCCAGTCGTTCGGGTCGCCGTAGATGGCCACGCCGTCGCGCTCGGCGCGCACCACCACGCGCTCCAGCGATTGCTCGACCAGGGCGAGCTCGGCTTCCTTCTCCCGGACGCGGCCCATGGCGGCCGCCAGCTCGCCCTTGCTCTTGAGATCGTCGAAAGCGCGCTGCTGCGCGGTCAGCAGGTCCGCGCGCGCCACCGACAGTGCGCCGCGAGCCACCTCGCGCCGGCTGCCCAGGGCGCCGTCGTCCAGCGAGAACAGCCGGTCGCCGGCCTTCACCGGCGCATTGGGCGCGACATGGAAGGCGCTGATCACGCCGTCCTGCGGCGACGCGACGGCCATGGCGCTGAGCGCCACCACCTCGGCCGGCGCCAGCGCCGACAGGCGCACCGGGATCAGCAGCGCCGCCAGCACGGCCAGCGCCACCCAGCCCGCGGCGCGGCGGCTCACCAGCCGGCGCAGCCCGGCCCGCACGCGCAGGGGCTTTTGCGCAAGCGCATGCAGGCAGTAGCCGTAGGTCCGGTGCAGCCGGTCCAGCGCGGCCACCTCCCCGTCCTGCCAGGGCGTCTCGCGCGCGTACAGGACCACGCCCTCCTCGCCGCCCGGTCCCAGCAAGACGGCCAGCAGCAGGTGCTCGGGCAGCCACTCTTCCCAGCCTTCCACCAGGCCGGCCGGCGCGTCGGGAAAGTCCAGCCGCACGCAGCCGCCGCCGGCGGGCCGCACGGCCGGCACGAAGCTGGCCAGCCAGACGGCGAAGGGCGAATCCTCCGCCACGCTGGCCAGGCCGGAGGCCGTGGTGAGCTTCAGCCGCCCGCCGGCGCCGCTGGTGAACAGGGCCGCCTGCCGGAAGGCCACCAGCCGCAGGGTCTCGTTGACCATCGTGAACCCCAGGGCCTGGGGCGTGGCGGCCTCCAGCGCCCGCTGCTCCAGGTGCAGCAAGGCGGCCAGCACCGCGGGCGCGGCCTGCTCCAGCGCGTCATCCATGGGCACGGCTCCTCAGCGCAGCGAGCCCAGGTCGGCGACGCCGCTCATGCCGGGCAGCAACTCCGCATGCTCCTTGCTCACGGCCGCCTCCAGCTCGATGGTCTGGCTCACCGGGTCGACCCGGCTGTTCACCGCCATCACCCGGGCTTCGTAGCTGCGGCCGGTCTCGTCGATGGCGACGTTGAACGCGCTGCCCACGCGCAGCCGCACGAGCATGCGCGAGGGCGCGTTCAGCCGCAGCCGCAGCGGGCCGCTCTTGACCAGGTCCACCATGGGCTGGCCCGGGGTGACGCTCATGTGCGGGCGCACGTGCACCTTGGCGACGCGGCCGGCCCAGGGCGCCTTGATCGTGCATTGCGCCACCTGGGCCTTCTGCAGCTCGACCTGGCCGCGCGCCTTGGCCGCCGCGCTGGCCGCCAACGCCACCTCCACCTCGCTGGCCTGCTCCAGGCCCTGCATGCGGATCTTGCCCTCGTGCGCCTCCACCGCGCCGGCCAGCTCGGCCCTGGCCATGGTCAGCCGCGCCCTGGCCTCCTGGCAATCGAAGCCGACCAGGATCTGGCCGGCGCTGAAGGTCGCGCCCAGCGACAACTGCAGCTGCTCGATGCGGGCCGTCACCGGGCTGGACAGCGTGGTTTCGCGGTCGGCCACCAGGAGCACGCGCACGATGTCGGCCCCGGCGGCGGTCATGGAGGCCGTCGAGGCGGCGGAGGGCATGGCGCTGAAGCCCACCTCGTCCTGGCGGGCCGGCACAGCGGCTGGCCGCACCTCCGCCTGCGCGGCCGCGGCGGCAGCCAGCAGGACCAGTCCCGCCCACCAGCGACGGGCGTCGATCCTGATTCTGTCGCTCATGGCTGCGCCTCGCGCGCCGCCGCGGCCAGCCAGGTCCGCAGCTCGGGCAGCTTGGAGGTCAGGGCGGCGGCCAGCGTGGCCTCGTAGACCGAGCCGCGCGCCTGGGGCGGCAAGGTGCTGGCGTACTGCGCCTCCCCCTTGACCTCGCCGCGGCCATTGGCCATGGCGATGACCCAGCGCGCCCGCTCCAGGCCATCGCGGAATTCGCGCTGCAGGGTGAACGTCAGCGGCACGCCGCGGGCGGCGTCCACCTCCATCTCGTTGCGCCTGAACACCTCGCCGATCTGCGCCCGCATGCGCGCCTGCAGCACGGGGTCGTCCACGCCGACCAGCCGCACCGAGACGGCCGGCGGATGGCCGAACAGGTTGGACGTCATCTTGAGCGTGTCCTGCTCGGTGGCCCTCAGGTGGGCGCGCACGCGCTCGGCCAGCCGGGGGATGTCGTCCTGGTGGAAGTTGTCGGGCAGCGGATCGAAACCCAGCGAGTTGTACAGCCGGCCGAAGGCGATCTGGGCGCCGGCGTAGGCGTTGGCCCGCTGGTAGCTGCCCAGCACGGACCGCGCCTGGGTGCGGATGACTTCCAGTTCGCTGTCCAGGCGCGCGGCGACGGACGCCCGCGCATAGTCGGCCAAGCGCTTGTCGACCTGGGCGGCGGTGTCGGCCAGCTTGAAATCCTCCACCGCCAAGCGGTAGCGCTCCACGCTGATGCGCAGCTGGGTCATCACCGCCATGGACAAGGCCATGCGCCGGGCCTCGTCGGTGCGCACCTGCTGGTCCTGCGCCGAGCGCAGGGACGGCAGGGCCAGCAGCTGCAGCAGGTTCCAGGAGATGCGGGCACTGCCCTGCGTCCAGGCGCTGTTGAACAGCAGGTCGTTGGAGCTGTACTGCCGCCCCGCTTCCAGGCTGATGCCCGGCAGCATGCCCAGCAGCTGCCGCCGCGCCTCGTCGGCGGTGATGCGCTTCTTGAAGTCCTCCTCGCGCAGCTCGGGGCGCTGCAGCAGGGCCAGCTCCTCCAGCTGGCGCACGTTGCCGGGAACGGCCGGCAGGCGTGCCTCGGCCGTGTCGGCGACGGTGAAGGGCACGCCGGGCTCGACGTTCATCAGCGCGGCCAGCTCGCGGTTGGCGAACTCCAGGTCCTGGCGGCGCTGGTTCAGCAGGGAGATCGCGTCCAGCAGCGCGCGCTGGTAGTTCAGGGCCTGGGCGGGCGAGATGACGCGCTGGGTCTCGGCCTCGCGCGAGCGGGCCAGCGCCAGGTGGGCGCGCTCCAGCACCTCCTGCGTCTGCGCCGCCAGCCGCTGCGCGCCCAGGGCGCGCCAGTACGCGGCGCGCACGTCCTGCACCATGTTCTGCACCACCTTGCGGCGGCGTTCCTCGGCGACCAGGTACTGGTCGGCCTGCTGGCGCGCGCGGTAGTACGACACGCCGAAGTCCAGCACGTTCCAGGAGAACTCGGCGCTGGCCGTGGCGTAGTTGCGCTCCTCCGAGGTGGACGGGCGCAGCGACTGGACGCGGTCGACGATGCCGATGCTGGTGCCGCCCGAGTCATTGCTGCGGTCGCGGTAGCCGGCCGAGGCCAGCAGCTTGGGCAGCATGTCGTAGCCGGCGTAGTCGTTCAAGCCCAGCGCCAGAGCCGACTCCATCTTCTTGAGCCGGTAGTCCAGGTTGTACTTGAGGGTGCGGGCGATGGCTTCTTCCAGCGTCACCGGGCCGGCGATGGGCGCCTGGCCCACGTGCATGCCCTGGGTGTCGGCCTTGACGCGCTGGCGCACCTCGTCCTGGGTGGCCTGCCGGGGCGTGACGGAGCAACCCGCGACGATGGCGGCCACCGCCAGCAAGGACAGCTTGGCCGCAAGGGAGGGGATTCGGATGGGGGACTGATGCATGGCGAAGGAAGAAGTCACCGACTCGTGGGAAGGATGGAGGACGGGAAAAAGGCGCATGGACACCCTCACTGGCGTTGGGCGGGGACGGGCGGCGCATCGGCCGCGGCGGCGCGCGGCAGCCGCGCGCGGAAGTCCTGGGCATTGCGGCTCAGCTGGGATGCGAAGCCCTCGGCGGCACGGCGCACCGGCAGCGGCTGGCGTTCCGGTGCGACGGCCTGCGCGGCAACGGCAGCGGTATCGACGCCGCGCTCCGGCTGCGCGACGCGCACGGCTTCCCTGTCCTGCGCAGCCGCCGACCGCGGTTCGGACGCGCCCCTGGCCGGCGCGGCGGGTTTGGCGGCGGGGGTTCCCAGCGCGAACGGATCGAACAGCGTGGTCGCGCCCACCGCGGCCGAGTTGAGCGAGTCCGCGCGCAGGCCGCGCGCCAGCGATTCGAGGCGGGAGGCCCGCACGACCTCCTGCACGAACACGCTGTGCTCGGGCGTGAGCGACTGGTGGCGCACCGCACGCTGCACGAACAGGCTGGACGACGCTTCTGCCAGCTCGCGTGCCGCCAGGCCCCTGGAGCCGAACTGCAGGCCCTGCGCGAACCCGAGGTCGGTGCCCAGCCCCTGCAGCAGCTCGGCCTGGGTCGCGCTGTCGGCCTGCACGGCGCGCAGCCCGGCGCTCAGCTCCATTTCGCTGCGCGACTCGCCCACGCTGAACAGCACGTGCAGCGCGGGAACGGCCACCCTGTCGAAGCCCGGGCGCTGGTGCAGGACTGCCGGCGGGCTGTCGTCGCCGGGTTCGGGCAGGTCGTCGGCCACCACCAGCGTCAGCGTGCCGGTGCTGCTGCCGCCCTGGCCGTCGCTGACCACGTAGCGGATCGTCACCACCCCGCTGGCGTTGAGCGCGGGCGTGAAGCTCAGGGTGCCGTCGGGACTGACGGTGACGCTGCCCAGCGCGGGATCGTCCAGGACGGCGCTGGTCACGCTCAGCGCGTCGCCGTCCGCATCGCTGTCGTTGGCCAGCACCGCGATGCCGCCCAGCGGCTGGTTGACGCCGGTGGTCGCCACCTCGCCCGCCACCCGCGGCGCGTCGTTGACGGCGCTCACCTGGAAGCTGACGGTGGCGGTGGCGCTGCCGCCCCGGCCGTCGGTCACGGTGTAGCGGAAGCCGGCCGGCCCGTTGTAGTCGGGAGCCGGCGTGAACACCACGGCGCCGCCGACCAGGCGCACGCTGCCGCCCATCGCGTCCTGCACGCTGACGATGCTCAGCGCATCGCCGTCGCCGTCGCTGTCGTTGGCCAGCAGGTCGCTGCTGGAGACCGTGAGCGAACCGTCTTCGGGGATGGCGCCCAGCACCTCGCCCTGGACCTGCGGCACGAAATTGGCGCTGGCCACGGAAACGGTCACGCTCGCGGTCTCGCTGGCGCTGCCCGTGCCCACCGTGTAGCTGAAGCTGGTGCTGCCGCTGTAGTTGGCGGCGGGCGCGAAGACCAGCTGGCCGCCGGCCGTGAGGCTGACACTGCCGTTGGCCACCGCGACCGGCGCGCCGCCGGCCGTGATGGCCTGCCCGTTCACGGCCGTGATTGCGCGTCCGCCGTCCTCGAAGCTGTCGTTGGCCAGGACATCGATGACGACCGGCGTGTCCTCCACGGCGCCCACGCTGTCGGCCCGGATGTCGGCGACGGCGGCGATGTTCAGCGCCACCGCGTCGGTGTCCACCAGCCCGGTCGAGTCCGTGGTGCTCAGGGTCAGCGTGGCGGCGCCGGCGCGGTCGACCACGGGGCTGTAGACCAGGCCAGCCAGCGCCGCGTTGATCTGGGCCGCGCTGCCGCTCAGGGTGAGCAGCGCCGTCCCGTTGCCGCTGACGGCCGCGCCGCCGCCCAGGGGGACGTTGACGCTGCCACTGTCGACGCTGACGGTGGTGGTGAGGTTGCCGCCGTCCGCATCGGCGACACGCAGCCCCGCGATGGCCCGCGGCGCGTCTTCCGTCACGCCCTGCGCGCCGGGCACGGCCTGGACCGGCGCGTCGTCGACGGCCGTCACCGCCAGGCTGACGGTGGCCGTGGTGCTGCCGCCCTGCCCGTCGCTGACCGTGTAGGTGAAGCTGGCCGGGCCGTGGTAGTCGGCAGTGGGTGTGAACACCACGTTGCCACCGACCAGGGCGACCGTTCCGCCGACAGCGTTCTGCACGCTGGTCAGGGTCAGCGCCTGGCCGTCCGCATCGCTGTCGTTGGCCAGCAGCGTGGCCGCCGGGATGGTGACGGCCTGGTCTTCCTGCGTGGGCGCCAGCAGGTCGGCGCCCGCCACGGGGGTGTCGTTGACGGCGCTGACGTTGAAGCTGATGCGCGCGGGCGCGCCGGCGAAGGCGCCGGCCGTGTCCTGCACGCTGAAGTCGAAGCCGGCGTACGGGGCGCCATTGCCGTCGGCGCCCGGCACGAACACCAGCCGGCCGGCGGCGATGTCCGCCGCGCTGACCACCTGGCCTGCGGTGACGGCGACGCCGTCCAGCAGCAGCTGGCCGGCGGCCGGTGCCGTGTCGATGCGCACGTTGGCCAGGCCCTGGCCCAGGTCCGGGTCGCTGAAGCCGAAGTCGGCGATCGCCAGTGCGCGCGTGCCGTCCTCCGGCAGGTTCAGCGTCGTGCCGGTGCCACTCGGGGCGGTATTGGCGCCGACGTTCACCGTCAGGGTGCCGGTGGCGCTGGTCGTGCCGTCGTTCACCGTGTAGCCGATGATCGCCGTTCCGCTGAAGTTGAGGGCGGGCGTGAAGTTCAGGCTGCCGTCGGCGTTGCGGGTGACCGTGCCCTGCGCCGGATCGACGGTCGCGGCCGTCACGCTCAGCGTGTCGCCGTCCGCATCACCGTCGTTGGCCAGCACGTCGATGTTGTTCAGGGGCGTGTTGACCGGCGTGGAAGCCAGGTCGGCCCCGGTTTGCGGCACGTCGTTGACGGAGCTGACCTGCAGGCGCACGGTCGCGGTGGCGCTGCCGCCCTGCCCGTCGCTCACCGTGTAGGTGAAGCTGGCCGGCCCCTGGTAATGGGCCGCGGGGGTGAACACCACGTTGCCGCCCGACAGCACCACCGTGCCGCCCACCGCATCCTGCACGCTGGTGAGGGTCAGCACGTCGCCGTCGGCATCCCTGTCGTTGGCGACCAGCAGGCTGGCAGCGATGGTGGCCGGCGTGTCCTCGTCGGTCGAACCCACCGTGTCGTCGGCCGCCACCGGCGCATCCTGCACCCGGGTGACCTCGAAGGTCATGGTGCTGCGCGTCGCGGCAAAGGCGCCGGCCGAGTCCTGCACCGTGAACTCGAAGCTGTCGTACGGCATGCCGTTGCCGTCGGCGGCCGGCACGAAGACCAGCCGGCCGGCGGCGATGTCCGCGGCGCTGACGACCTGTCCGGCGACCACCGGCAGGCCGTCCAGCAGCAGCAGCTCGCCCTGCCGGGGCACCACGTCGAAGCGCACGGCGCCCAGGGTCTGGCCCAGGTCCGGGTCGATGAAGGGGAAGTCGCGCACAGCCAGCGTCAGCACGCCGTCTTCGGGCAGGCTGAGCGTGTTGGCGCCGCCGGTGGGCGCAGCGTTGGCGCCCACGTTCACCGTCAGCGTGCCGCCGGTGCTGCCGCCTTGCCCATCGTCCGCGACGTACTGGATCACCACCGGCCCGCTGACGTCGAGCGCCGGCGTGAAGCGCAGCGTGCCGTCGGCGTTGATGCTGACGCTGCCCTGCGCAGGGTCCTGCAGCGTCGCCTCGGTCACGCGCAGCGTGTCGCCGTCGATGTCCGTGTCGTCCGCCAGAACGTCGACGTCGATGGGCGTGTTGATGGGGGTGGACGCCACGTTGTCGCCGGCCACGGGCGCGTCGTTCACCGGGCTGACCTGCAGGCGCACGGTCGCGGTGGCGCTGCCGCCCTGGCCGTCGATCAGGGTGTAGGTGAAGCTCGCGTCGCCGTGGTAGTTGGCCGCGGGCGTGAACACCACGTTGCCATCCACCAGCGCCACCGTGCCGCCCACCGCGCCCTGCACGCTGGCCAGGGTCAGCGTGTCGCCGTCGGCATCGTCATCGTTGGCCAGCAGTGCGGCGCCGGCGATCGTCGCCGCCTGGTCTTCCTGGATCGCCGGCAGCGTGTCGTCCGCGGCCACCGGGCCATCCTGCACCGCGGCCACGGCGAAGCTGATCCGGGCGGGCGCGCTGGAATAGGCGCCGGCCGTGTCCTGCACGCTGAAGTCGAAGCCGGCGTAGGGCGCGCCGTTGCCCTCGGCCGCCGGCACGAACACCAGCCGCCCGTCCGCGATGTCCGCCGCGCTGACCACCTGGCCGCCGGTGATGGCGATGCCGTCCAGCAGCAGCTGGCCGGCCGCCGGTATGGTGTCGATGCGCACGTTGGCCAGGCTCTGGCCCGAGTCCGGGTCGCTGAAGCCGAAGTCGGCCACCGCCAATGCGCGCGTGCCGTCCTCGGGCAGGCTCAGCGTCGCGCCGGCGCCGGTGGGCGCGGTGTTGGCACCGACGCTCACGGTGAGCGTGCCGTTGGTGCTGCCACCCTGGCCGTCGCTCACCGTGTAACGGATCACCACCGGCCCACTGACGTTGTTGGCCGGCGTGAAATTCAGGCTGCCGTCCGCGTTGACGCTGACGGTGCCCTGGGTCACGGGATCCAGCGGCGTGACCGTGACGGTCAGCGTGTCCTCGTCCACATCGCTGTCGTTGGCCAGGACGTCGATGTTGAGCAACGGCGTGTTCACCGGGGTCGAGGCCAGGTCATTGGCCACCCGCGGCGCGTCGTTGACCGCATTGACCTGCAGGTTCACCGTCGCCGTGGCGCTGCCGCCTTTGCCGTCGATCACCGTGTAGCTGAAGCTGGCCGGGCCGTTGAAGTCGGCCGCCGGCGTGAACACCACGTTTCCGTTCACCAGGTTCACCGTGCCGCCCACCGCGTCCTGCACGCTGGCGATGCTCAGCGTGTCGCCATCCGCATCGCGGTCGTTGGCCAGCAGCACAGACGCCGCGATCGTGACGGCTTGGTCCTCGCGGGTCGAGCCCACCGTGTCGTCAACCGCCAGCGGCGCATCCTGCACCGCGGTGACGTTCAGGCTCATGGTGCTGCGCCCGGTGGCGAAGGCGCCACCCGAATCCTGCACCGTGAACTGGAAGCTGGCGTAGGGGGCACCGTTGCCGTCGGGCGCGGGCACGAAGACCAGGCGGCCGGCGGCGATGTCGGCGGCGTTGACCACCTGGCCGGCCACCACCGGCAAGCCGTCCAGCAGCAGCAGCTGGCCGGCCTCGGGGGCGACGTCGATGCGCACCGCGGCCAGCGCCTGGGTGGGGTCGGGATCGGTGAAACCGAAATCGGCCACCGTCAGGGTACGAGCCGAGTCCTCGGGCAGGCTCAGCGTGTTGCTGGTGCCGCTGGGCGCGATGTTGTCGCCGACGTACACCGTGAGCCGGCCGGTGGCGCTGCCGCCCTGCCCGTCGCTGACCGTGTAGTCGATCAGCACCGGCCCGCTGACGTTGCTGGCCGGCGTGAAGCGCAAGCTGCCGTCCGCGTTGATGCTGACGCTGGCCCGGGTCGGATCCACGACCGTCGCCGTGGTCACGCGCAGCATGTCGCCATCGATGTCAATGTCGTTGGCCAGCACGTCGATGGTGAGCGGCTGGTTCTGCGGCGTCGACGCCACGTCGTCTTCGACCTCGGGCAGGTCGTTCACCGGGCTGACCTGCAGGCGCACGGTCGCGGTGGCGCTGCCGCCCTGGCCGTCGATCACGGTGTAGGTGAAGCTCGCGTCGCCGTGGTAGTTGGCCGCGGGCGTGAACACCACGTTGCCGTCCACCAGCGCCACCGTGCCGCCCACCGCGCCCTGCACGCTGGCCAGGGTCAGCGTGTCGCCATCCACGTCGCTGTCGTTGACCAGCAGGCTGTCCGCCGACACCGTGGCGGCCTGATCCTCGGGAGTGGCTGCCAGGATGTCGTCGGTCGCCACGGGTGCGTCCTCCGCCGCCGCGACGACGAAGCTGATGCGTGCGGGCGCACTGGCGTAGGCGCCAGCCGTGTCCTGCACACTGAACTCGAAACTGGCATAGGGCGCGCCGTTGCCCTCGGCCGCCGGCACGAACACCAGCCGCCCGTCCGCGATGTCCGCCGCGCTGACCACCTTGCCCGCCATCACGGCCGTGCCGTTGAGCAGCAGCTGGCCGGCCGCCGGTACGGTGTCGATGCGCACGTTGGCCAGGCTCTGGCCCCTGTCCGGGTCGCTGAAGCCGAAGTCGGCCACGGCCAGGGCGCGCGTACCGTCCTCGGGCAGGCTCAGCGCGGCATTGGCGCCGGTGGGCGCGTTGTTGGCGCCCACGCTTACCGTCAGCGTGCCGTCGGTGCTGGCCGTGCCGTCGCTGACCGTGTAGCGGATG is from Ramlibacter tataouinensis TTB310 and encodes:
- a CDS encoding efflux RND transporter periplasmic adaptor subunit, which encodes MDDALEQAAPAVLAALLHLEQRALEAATPQALGFTMVNETLRLVAFRQAALFTSGAGGRLKLTTASGLASVAEDSPFAVWLASFVPAVRPAGGGCVRLDFPDAPAGLVEGWEEWLPEHLLLAVLLGPGGEEGVVLYARETPWQDGEVAALDRLHRTYGYCLHALAQKPLRVRAGLRRLVSRRAAGWVALAVLAALLIPVRLSALAPAEVVALSAMAVASPQDGVISAFHVAPNAPVKAGDRLFSLDDGALGSRREVARGALSVARADLLTAQQRAFDDLKSKGELAAAMGRVREKEAELALVEQSLERVVVRAERDGVAIYGDPNDWLGRPVQTGERVMQLADPRDAGVLVWLPVTDALNLEPGAPIRLFLHVKPLDPLAATLLQTSYQAVPGPDGISSYRLRGRFGEGEPAARIGLRGTARIAGDWAVLGYFLLRRPIAALREWTGL
- a CDS encoding efflux RND transporter periplasmic adaptor subunit, which produces MSDRIRIDARRWWAGLVLLAAAAAAQAEVRPAAVPARQDEVGFSAMPSAASTASMTAAGADIVRVLLVADRETTLSSPVTARIEQLQLSLGATFSAGQILVGFDCQEARARLTMARAELAGAVEAHEGKIRMQGLEQASEVEVALAASAAAKARGQVELQKAQVAQCTIKAPWAGRVAKVHVRPHMSVTPGQPMVDLVKSGPLRLRLNAPSRMLVRLRVGSAFNVAIDETGRSYEARVMAVNSRVDPVSQTIELEAAVSKEHAELLPGMSGVADLGSLR
- a CDS encoding TolC family protein, whose product is MHQSPIRIPSLAAKLSLLAVAAIVAGCSVTPRQATQDEVRQRVKADTQGMHVGQAPIAGPVTLEEAIARTLKYNLDYRLKKMESALALGLNDYAGYDMLPKLLASAGYRDRSNDSGGTSIGIVDRVQSLRPSTSEERNYATASAEFSWNVLDFGVSYYRARQQADQYLVAEERRRKVVQNMVQDVRAAYWRALGAQRLAAQTQEVLERAHLALARSREAETQRVISPAQALNYQRALLDAISLLNQRRQDLEFANRELAALMNVEPGVPFTVADTAEARLPAVPGNVRQLEELALLQRPELREEDFKKRITADEARRQLLGMLPGISLEAGRQYSSNDLLFNSAWTQGSARISWNLLQLLALPSLRSAQDQQVRTDEARRMALSMAVMTQLRISVERYRLAVEDFKLADTAAQVDKRLADYARASVAARLDSELEVIRTQARSVLGSYQRANAYAGAQIAFGRLYNSLGFDPLPDNFHQDDIPRLAERVRAHLRATEQDTLKMTSNLFGHPPAVSVRLVGVDDPVLQARMRAQIGEVFRRNEMEVDAARGVPLTFTLQREFRDGLERARWVIAMANGRGEVKGEAQYASTLPPQARGSVYEATLAAALTSKLPELRTWLAAAAREAQP